The genomic region TAGGGGTTTCACAGGTTTTTCGGAAAGTCATTTGCCTTACGATGTAATCCATATTCTGAACCGCTACTTTTATAGGATGGGAGATAAGGTCCTAAAATACGGCGGGATCATAGACAAGTATATAGGTGACGGACTTATGGCGATCTTCGGTTTGGAAGATCCGGATCCGGTCCGTGCAAATCTAAATGCGATCCGCTCGGCACTCGAGATGAGATCCGAATTAGAAAGTTTGAATACTTATCTTCAAAATCATTTAGGTTCCGAATTCGAAATAGGGATCGGTATCAATTATGGAACTGCAATTTTAGGAAAGTTAGGACATCCTTTAAGCATGTCGTTCACAGCGATAGGAGACACGGTCAACTCCGCAAGCAGGATCGAGACTACCACTAAAAAGGCGGGAGCAAAGATCTTAATTTCCCAAAAAGTTTATGAATCCGTAAAGGACAGAATTCTTAAAGGAAGAAGTTTCGAAACGAAACTGAAAGGTAAAACCGGAAATTATAGAGTACACGAAGTATTAGGAACTAAGAATAATTGTGAAGGAAGCGCCTGGCAAGAAACAGGATATAGGATCTGGGACAAAATAGATCCTACGGAAGTCGGGGCCTGGCTTCGTATGGTGTTTCACGCTTCTTCCATTTTTTCCTCGGATGGAGAATGGTTAGGTCTCGAAGGTTCTATTCGTTTTCCTACCATCTTAAATGACGAGAATAATCGCGGAGTCATAAAACAAATTGAAGAGATCATCCATTTAAAGGAAGAAATGGAAAAAGAAGGAAGAGTTGGGATCCCTTCTCTTTCGGATATGATCGCTCTTTCTGGAGCACTTGCACTCCAAAAAGCGGGAGGACCTCAGGTCCATATTCTACCTGGAAGAAAAGATTCTAGTTATCCAAGCGGAAGAATGCTTATGCCTGTGGATAGTCCCGATGTAAAAGATTCTCTGGATTATTTTTCTATGATGGGATTTTCCACAAGAGATACAGTTCTACTCATGGGAGTCCATACATTGGGCTGGCATGCTAAGGGTTCATTTACGGAAACTCCGAATATATTCAATAATCATTATTTTAGGGATCTACTTTTGGATGGCGGAGTCAGAATGCTCGCCACAGACAGGGCATTGCTCGGCTCGGAAGAGACCAAAAGAATGGTGATGGAATATGCACTCAACGAGTCCTTATTTTTCAAAGACTTCCAAGGACTTTACCAAAGATTGGTAGAACAAAAACGATTGGAAGAATCCTGACTCCGTTTTTTCCTGGAATTAGATGCGATTCCAGCCCGCTTTAGACAAGATCCCGGCTTATGAGGCCGGCAAACCGATAGAACTAGTCGTACGTGAATACGGAATTTCTCCGGACAAGGTTCTCAAACTTGCTTCCAACGAAAATCCATACGGTGTATCCCCCAAGGTTTCCGAAGTCATTAAAGAAGCGGTCTACAAGATGCCTTTATATCCTGACGACTCTTATAAGGCGTTAAAGGATGCACTTGCAAAAACTCACGGGGTGGATTCAAAAAACGTAATACAAGGCAACGGTAGCGACCAAATATTCGATTTTGCCACACGATCGGTTTTGAATCCTGGAGATAAGATCCTCCAAAACGGTAAAACATTCTCAATGTATTCTATTTACGCAGGGCAATGCGGCGCAGAGACTATCCAAACAAATTCAGAACTTCATGATCTGGACCAATTTCTGGACCTGTATAAAAAACATTCTCCTAAGATCATATTCATTTGCACTCCTTGTAATCCGATAGGAGATGCTTTGGATCAGTCGGATCTATATACTTTTCTACAAAAAATATCCTCCGATACGATGGTCGTATTGGACGCAGCCTATATGGAATTCGGAAAGATCAGAAATCCTAAAAAAGAAGTCCAAGCTTCAGATGTAATTTCAAAATTCCCGAATGTATTGTATACAAACACATTCTCCAAAATTTACGGATTAGGCGGAATGAGAATCGGATACGGTATCGCTTCGGAAGAAATGATCCGTGCATTCTACAAATTAAGACCTCCATTCAATGTTTCTCAACTTTCTCAGTTGGCTGCGGCTACCGCGTTGAGCGACAGGGAATTTGTGGAGAATTACCTCAAATCAAACTTAAAAGAGATGATCCGTTACGAAGAGTTCGCAAAGAAGAAGGGACTATTTTATTTCGAATCCTATGCTAACTTTATCACGATCAAATTGGACAAAGCAAAATTGGATTCCACCCAAACCTTCGAGACACTCTTGAAGGAAGGGATCATATTAAGAAATCTGAAAAGTTACGGATTGAATGCTCTGAGAATTACGATTGGAAGGCCGGAACAAAACGACCGAGTATTAGAAAGGCTTTCGGAACTCCTCTAATTAGGAGCTCCGGTTTTATTTTTCGTAAAGATCTGGTCTCAGTCGAACCACTTTTTCGTCTCTGCTTTCTGCCTTTTTAGTGGAGAAATTTACAGCTTCCGAGCGAGCAAATTCCTTTCTGACTTGGATCGGTCCAGCGGATTGGAATTGGCTTTTTTCGTTTTTCTCTTTTTCGGATCGAAACATTCGAAACCTCCTTTTTTCGTCTTGGGGGTAAGACCCGCAGTTTCCATATTTAGTTTCGTCTGGAAGCAGCGATTTCCTTACCGTATTATGTCAAAATTTTCTAGTTCTTTATTAACTTACTCCCTATCTACAACAAGCGGATGACTAGAATATTACAGAAAGATATTTCTTTTAAAGTGAAGGTAGGAACTCCTTTCCGAAAATCCAGAATGGAATACTCGAAAAGGAGTCTAGATCGGATCAGGCTGCAACAGAAGATCCGGATTTTTGGGATAATACTCCTACTCCCGATAATGTATCCTTCACAGGGCAGATCCTTTCTATATGAGCAAGTAGAGAATCCACATTTTCTTTAGGAGAATCCGTTTGGATATCTACTCTATAACGGATCTGGGAAAATCCAGGACGAACAGGTGCAAGTTCTTGGAAACCGTCCAAATCCAGATCTCCTTCCACGAATACATGGAAATCCTTTAATTCTACCTTATGAGCCGGAGCATACAAAGAAACTAAAACTCCTACACAACTTGCGAGTCCACCTAACACGAGTTCAACTGGATTCGGCCCTTGGTCCGTTCCACCTAAAATTTCAGGTTCGTCCACTACCCATTTATGATTCCTGGATTGTAGGTTTAGTTTCAAACCTCCCGCCCAAGAAGCCTTACTTTCGAATACAGTATTTGCCATATCTTCCTCCCGAAGTTAAAATCATTCGGGATCCTAGCTTTTAGATGGAAAGAATTTAATATGTTATTACGGATATTTTAGACGCTTTATTGAACAAAAGAATGGACCCTTGCCCAATCACTTGGTCTTACATTTTTTCGCCCGGCATTGCGGAGATATATTCTTGTACCGGACCATCTCCGTAACCTTTTTCTTAATCATCTAATCCCTTTCCTTTCAGAATATGAGGGATGTACTTTTCTATCCTCGCCTCTCTGGTCTTAGATTGTTTTGCGGAAGAAAAATGAAGAAGATAACCTCTTTGCCTACCCGGAGTTAAGGAATCAAAAGCGGATCTTAAGTTGGGAGATTCTTCTAGCTTGCTTAAAAATTCTTCAGGCATATCGAACTCTTTTGTCTTTTTGAAATTCACTTTTTGTCCGGACTTTTCCACTTCAATTGCATTTTTGATATAAGATTTTAAGGAAGTTTTGAGTTTATCGATCTCTTTTAGATTGGTAAATCGGATCTGACGAGCAGACTGCACATTTTTGGTTTGTTGGATAAGGACCCCTTTAGGATCCTTTAATAAAGCCCCTTTAAAAAACAAAAAAGCGCAGTATTCTTTAAATCCATGTATCAAAACTATATTATTGTTTTGAAATGTGTAACAAGGTTGACCCCATTTTAATTCTTCGGTAAGTC from Leptospira dzoumogneensis harbors:
- a CDS encoding peroxidase family protein — its product is MIKIIFENDKEVFLEPSELNKSLLQISLDAGIPHIHACGGNARCSTCRVLIQDGDEYLLPRNEKETALAQKKGFPDNVRLACQTKTTGDIVLRRLVIDEADRALASTFSDLISGIEKPVAILFSDIRGFTGFSESHLPYDVIHILNRYFYRMGDKVLKYGGIIDKYIGDGLMAIFGLEDPDPVRANLNAIRSALEMRSELESLNTYLQNHLGSEFEIGIGINYGTAILGKLGHPLSMSFTAIGDTVNSASRIETTTKKAGAKILISQKVYESVKDRILKGRSFETKLKGKTGNYRVHEVLGTKNNCEGSAWQETGYRIWDKIDPTEVGAWLRMVFHASSIFSSDGEWLGLEGSIRFPTILNDENNRGVIKQIEEIIHLKEEMEKEGRVGIPSLSDMIALSGALALQKAGGPQVHILPGRKDSSYPSGRMLMPVDSPDVKDSLDYFSMMGFSTRDTVLLMGVHTLGWHAKGSFTETPNIFNNHYFRDLLLDGGVRMLATDRALLGSEETKRMVMEYALNESLFFKDFQGLYQRLVEQKRLEES
- the hisC gene encoding histidinol-phosphate transaminase; this translates as MRFQPALDKIPAYEAGKPIELVVREYGISPDKVLKLASNENPYGVSPKVSEVIKEAVYKMPLYPDDSYKALKDALAKTHGVDSKNVIQGNGSDQIFDFATRSVLNPGDKILQNGKTFSMYSIYAGQCGAETIQTNSELHDLDQFLDLYKKHSPKIIFICTPCNPIGDALDQSDLYTFLQKISSDTMVVLDAAYMEFGKIRNPKKEVQASDVISKFPNVLYTNTFSKIYGLGGMRIGYGIASEEMIRAFYKLRPPFNVSQLSQLAAATALSDREFVENYLKSNLKEMIRYEEFAKKKGLFYFESYANFITIKLDKAKLDSTQTFETLLKEGIILRNLKSYGLNALRITIGRPEQNDRVLERLSELL
- a CDS encoding OsmC family protein; this encodes MANTVFESKASWAGGLKLNLQSRNHKWVVDEPEILGGTDQGPNPVELVLGGLASCVGVLVSLYAPAHKVELKDFHVFVEGDLDLDGFQELAPVRPGFSQIRYRVDIQTDSPKENVDSLLAHIERICPVKDTLSGVGVLSQKSGSSVAA
- a CDS encoding YdeI/OmpD-associated family protein, which encodes MNPKVDFFFNKAKQWKEEYESMRKIALASGLTEELKWGQPCYTFQNNNIVLIHGFKEYCAFLFFKGALLKDPKGVLIQQTKNVQSARQIRFTNLKEIDKLKTSLKSYIKNAIEVEKSGQKVNFKKTKEFDMPEEFLSKLEESPNLRSAFDSLTPGRQRGYLLHFSSAKQSKTREARIEKYIPHILKGKGLDD